From one Musa acuminata AAA Group cultivar baxijiao chromosome BXJ2-6, Cavendish_Baxijiao_AAA, whole genome shotgun sequence genomic stretch:
- the LOC103987874 gene encoding uncharacterized protein At5g02240, which produces MLMRAYFLSAPPKFSQKPTPLSSSRFPRSASERKRAVTLATSAAMADGPAPVVLVTGAGGRTGQIVYKKLKERSDQFVARGLVRTAESKEKIGGADDVFVGDIRNAESIIPAVQGIDALIILTSAVPKMKPGFDPSKGERPEFYFEDGSYPEQVDWIGQKNQIDAARAVGVKQIVLVGSMGGTDINHPLNNIGNGKILIWKRKAEQYLADSGIPYTIIRAGGLQDKDGGVRELLVGKDDELLKTETRTIARPDVAEVCIQALQYEEAKFKAFDLASKPEGTGTPTADFKALFSQVTTRF; this is translated from the exons ATGCTGATGCGCGCCTACTTCCTCTCCGCCCCTCCCAAGTTCTCTCAGAAGCCCACTCCTCTTTCGTCATCTCGCTTCCCCAGGAGCGCAAGCGAGAGGAAAAGAGCCGTAACACTCGCCACTTCTGCGGCCATGGCCGACGGTCCCGCCCCCGTCGTCCTCGTAACTGGAGCCGGTGGCAGaacag GTCAAATTGTTTACAAGAAATTGAAAGAAAGATCAGACCAGTTTGTCGCTAGAGGCTTAGTTAGGACAGCAGAAAGCAAAGAAAAAATTGGAGGTGCTGATGATGTATTTGTGGGTGACATAAGGAATGCTGAAAGTATCATTCCTGCTGTTCAAGGTATTGATGCACTCATCATTCTTACCAGTGCTGTGCCAAAGATGAAACCAGGATTTGACCCAAGTAAAGGTGAACGACCTGAGTTTTATTTTGAAGATGGATCATATCCTGAGCAG GTTGATTGGATTGGTCAGAAGAATCAAATTGATGCTG CTAGAGCTGTTGGTGTCAAGCAGATTGTTTTGGTTGGTTCTATGGGTGGAACAGATATCAATCACCCGTTGAACAACATTGGGAATGGGAAGATACTG ATCTGGAAAAGGAAAGCTGAACAGTATTTAGCAGACTCTGGAATACCATACACAATCATAAG GGCAGGAGGCTTACAGGATAAAGATGGGGGCGTGCGAGAATTACTTGTAGGCAAGGATGACGAGCTTCTCAAGACGGAAACTAGAACAATTGCTAGGCCTGATGTTGCAGAGGTTTGCATCCAG GCTCTGCAGTACGAGGAGGCCAAATTCAAGGCATTTGATCTGGCATCGAAACCAGAAGGCACGGGTACGCCGACAGCTGATTTCAAGGCACTGTTCTCCCAAGTCACCACTCGTTTCTAA
- the LOC135614894 gene encoding receptor-like cytoplasmic kinase 176, with protein sequence MGNCWGAKIKAESPSHSAFASGTNSKYGSREGKAFSSSSSKVSVPPTPRSEDEILQSSNVKSFTFSELKTATRNFRPDSVLGEGGFGSVFKGWVDEHTFAPTKPGTGMVIAVKKLNQDGHQGHREWLAEVNYLGQLSHPNLVRLIGYCLEDEQRLLVYEFMQRGSLENHLFRRSSTVQPLSWNIRMRVALGAAKGLAFLHSDKAKVIYRDFKASNVLLDSNYNAKLSDFGLAKDGPTGDKSHVSTRVMGTHGYAAPEYLATGHLTTKSDVYSFGVVLLELLSGRRALDRNRPNGEHNLVEWARPFLASKRKIFRVLDTRLGAQYPLATAQKASFIALQCLSTEARHRPAMAQVVSALEELQNAEVTDQSLRTGQNSSSQSGYSNPHRSRRRSAGEIGNRKVAYPRPSASPLYID encoded by the exons ATGGGGAATTGTTGGGGAGCTAAGATCAAGGCGGAGAGCCCCTCCCACAGCGCCTTCGCTTCAG GGACGAACTCTAAATATGGTAGCAGGGAAGGGAAGGCGTTCAGTAGTTCTAGCAGCAAGGTGTCTGTGCCTCCAACCCCTCGGAGCGAGGATGAGATTTTGCAGTCGTCAAACGTGAAAAGCTTCACCTTCAGTGAACTGAAAACTGCCACCAGGAACTTCCGGCCGGACAGTGTGTTGGGAGAGGGAGGCTTTGGTTCGGTGTTTAAGGGATGGGTTGATGAACACACCTTTGCACCTACCAAGCCTGGGACTGGTATGGTTATTGCTGTGAAGAAGCTCAACCAGGATGGACACCAAGGTCATAGGGAATGGTTG GCGGAGGTTAATTATTTGGGTCAACTATCCCATCCTAATCTTGTGAGGCTAATTGGATACTGCTTGGAGGATGAACAACGGCTCCTTGTGTATGAATTCATGCAACGTGGAAGCTTGGAGAACCATCTTTTTCGAA GGAGTTCAACCGTTCAACCACTCTCTTGGAACATCCGTATGAGGGTTGCTCTTGGAGCTGCAAAAGGTCTTGCCTTTCTGCATAGCGACAAGGCAAAAGTCATATATCGTGATTTTAAAGCCTCTAACGTGCTGCTGGATTCA AACTACAATGCAAAACTTTCGGATTTTGGATTGGCAAAAGATGGTCCAACTGGTGATAAGAGCCATGTTTCTACGAGGGTCATGGGGACGCATGGATATGCTGCCCCTGAGTATCTTGCAACAG GTCATTTGACAACCAAGAGCGATGTGTATAGCTTTGGAGTTGTTCTACTGGAGCTGTTGTCTGGCCGCCGTGCTTTGGACAGGAACCGCCCCAACGGAGAGCACAATTTGGTAGAATGGGCGAGGCCTTTTCTTGCAAGCAAACGGAAGATTTTCCGTGTCTTGGATACCCGGTTGGGAGCACAGTATCCACTGGCCACAGCCCAGAAAGCTTCCTTCATCGCGCTCCAGTGCCTGTCCACAGAAGCAAGGCACCGACCGGCCATGGCTCAGGTGGTTTCTGCATTAGAGGAGCTTCAAAATGCTGAAGTTACCGACCAAAGCCTGCGGACAGGACAGAATTCAAGCAGCCAAAGTGGTTACAGTAATCCTCACAGGTCTCGACGGAGAAGTGCCGGAGAAATTGGGAACCGAAAGGTTGCATATCCCAGGCCGTCGGCTTCCCCTCTCTACATAGATTGA